Proteins found in one Neodiprion lecontei isolate iyNeoLeco1 chromosome 6, iyNeoLeco1.1, whole genome shotgun sequence genomic segment:
- the LOC107227267 gene encoding nischarin yields the protein MACVLLNQDNVRIKIPSSETIENVTYYEIEVMVSSIKWTLRHRYNDFAELHETLVAEHCVEKDILPPKKLIGNKSEGFIEKRRIALETYLNSVYTYLKKAMPRELALFLEFHVYDIFFLLQNMALRFFNEGVTILENSQFHTFDLVQLYAISKRLKQPRSPLEVVDRKFDFSHVLDFNSHLRSLVVEGSSAPYGTSNIVPCTLPVEFSTFRSVENLTIDGYSVNRIYNMGNLRDTVKVLKVHNTSLKNIVELAMCEEVHRHIANANDSHLWLKVTQLDLSRNRIETIDEAIRLLPHIESLTLNNNALSEISNVTLLPRLSELHLASNNFTSLPDNLHTKLGNIVYIDLSQNKLSSLSAFAKLYSLEGLDISCNHIEDIEEIKYVGCLPCLENLMLTGNPVSTIVDYRVKVLQPFGKRAAEICLDNERPNQKELDTVSILQALRIAREGKPVVFNANDEALFSAQVPSS from the exons ATGGCATGTGTACTACTCAATCAGGACAATGTTCGCATAAAAATACCGTCCTCGGAGACGATCGAGAACGTGACCTACTACGAGATTGAAGTTATGGTGTCGTCGATCAAATGGACTCTGAGGCACAGATACAACGATTTCGCCGAACTCCACGAGACCCTCGTGGCCGAGCACTGCGTCGAGAAGGATATTCTGCCCCCGAAAAAGTTGATCGGCAACAAGAGCGAAGGGTTTATAGAGAAGCGGAGAATCGCCCTCGAGACCTATCTCAACTCGGTCTACACCTACCTGAAAAAAGCTATGCCGAGGGAGCTCGCTTTGTTCCTTGAATTTCACGTTTACGACATATTTTTTCTACTGCAGAACATGGCGCTTCGATTCTTCAACGAAGGTGTTACCATCCTTGAAAATTCACAGTTTCACACCTTTGATCTAGTCCAG CTCTACGCCATCAGCAAAAGACTGAAGCAGCCTCGTTCTCCCCTCGAAGTTGTCGATCGAAAGTTCGACTTTAGCCATGTCTTGGACTTCAATTCGCACTTAAGAAGCCTCGTGGTTGAAGGGAGCAGCGCTCCTTACGGTACAAGCAACATTGTGCCGTGTACTCTTCCAGTGGAATTTTCTACGTTTAGGAGCGTCGAGAATCTCACGATCGATGGGTATTCTGTGAACAGGATTTACAACATGGGAAATCTACGAGACACTGTGAAGGTTTTAAAAGTCCACAATACCTCGTTGAAGAACATCGTCGAACTTGCGATGTGCGAAGAGGTTCACAGGCACATTGCTAATGCGAACGATTCTCACCTTTGGTTAAAAGTCACGCAGTTGGATTTAAGCAGAAATAGAATCGAGACTATCGACGAAGCGATCAGACTTCTGCCCCACATCGAATCTCTGACTTTAAACAACAATGCGTTGTCCGAAATATCGAATGTTACCCTGCTCCCAAGATTGTCTGAGCTTCACTTAGCATCCAACAATTTTACGTCGTTACCTGACAATCTGCATACCAAGTTGGGGAACATTGTTTATATTGACCTGTCGCAGAACAAATTGAGCTCCTTGTCCGCCTTCGCAAAATTGTATTCATTAGAGGGATTGGACATTAGTTGCAACCACATCGAGGACATTGAGGAGATAAAATACGTCGGGTGTTTGCCCTGTTTGGAGAATTTGATGCTTACAGGGAATCCGGTTTCGACTATTGTTGATTACAGAGTCAAAGTATTACAGCCGTTTGGCAAAAGAGCAGCTGAAATTTGCTTGGATAATGAAAGACCAAACCAAAAGGAATTGGACACTGTTTCTATTTTACAAGCGCTCAGAATAGCGCGAGAAGGTAAACCTGTTGTCTTTAATGCCAATGACGAAGCTTTGTTCTCAGCGCAAGTTCCGAGCAGTTAG